The Piliocolobus tephrosceles isolate RC106 chromosome 12, ASM277652v3, whole genome shotgun sequence genome includes the window gtcttactaaaaatacaaaagttagccccgcatggtgatgcgtgcttatagtcccagctgcttgggcgactgaggcaggagatcacttgaatccaggagacggaggttgtggtgagccgagatcacgccattgcattccagcatgggtgacagagcgagactctgtctcaaaaaaaaagttcctttttgTCTCAAGTAGTGTTCCATAGTGTATGTGTACCAGAAtctattcacctgttgaaggacatctgggttgattgtAGTTTTGGGCTGTTACAAATAaagcaggtttttgtgtgaacataagttctcatttctctggaataaatgtCCAAGAGTGTAATtgcaattgctggatcaagtggtaactgattttttttttttttggaggcggagtttcattcttgttgcccaggctggggtgcagtggtgcgatcttggctcgctgcaacgtccgcctcctgggttcaagcgattcttctgcctcagcctcccgagtagctgggattacaggcatgtgccaccacgcctgactaactttgtctttttaggagagacagggtttctgcatgttggtcaggctggtctcaaactcaggtgatctgcccaccttggcctcccaaagtgctgggattacaagcgtcagccaccgcacccggtctaaTGTTTGGTTTTATAAGAAGCTACCAAACTTTTCCAGAGTGACTGtataattttacattcccagcagcaatgtctgagtgatccagtttcttctcatttttgccagcatttggtattgtcacttttgtttttttggagacggagtcttgctgtgtcacccaggctggagtgcaatggcacaatcccggctctctacaacctctgcctcccaggttcaagggattctcttgcctcatcctcctgaggagctgtgattataggcacatgctaccacaccaagctaatttttgtatttttagtagagacgggatttcaccgtgttggtcaggctggtcttgaactcctgacttcgtgaatcgcccgtcttggcctcccaaagtgctgggattacaggcatgagctaccgtgcccagccattgtcacttttttattttggccattctaataagtgtgtagtgatacctcattgtgatttttaaattgcatttccctggtggctagtgatgaacatcttttcatgtgcttatttgcaaTCTGTctatcctctttggtgaaatattttgtttatgtcttttgttcattttttaatttgaatttttttttttttttactattgagttttaGGTACTAGTCTTTTGTCAAGTGTGTGGTTTACAACTGTTTTCTCCCAGTCTTCAGCTTGACTTTTCATCCTCTTCACAGTCAAGAGCaaaaatttttactgtttttttttttttgagacggagtctcgctctgtcacccagatccagactggagtgtagtggcgcgatctcggctcactgcaacctcccaggttcgagtgattctcctgcctcagtcttccaagtagcttggactgcaggtgtgtagcaccatgctcagctattgtttttttttttctatttttgtagagatggggtgttgtcatgttggccaggctcgtcctgaactcctgacctcaagtaatccacctgccttggcctcccaaagtgctgggattatgggagtgagccaccgcacccagccaaaactttttaatttcaatgagGTCCATTTTATCACCAGTTTCTTTATGGATCATGCTTGCTATCAAGCCTAAGAACTGTTTGCCTAGCTCTAGATCCCacagattttctcctgtgtttttttcaataaaagtttcatagttttacatttagatttatgatgcattttgagttagttttttgTAAGGTGTGAGGTTTAGGTtgtagagttttgttttgtttgttttgttttgttttttgttttgcctatGGATGCCCACTTGTTCCGGTGCCATTTGTTGAGAAGGCTATCCTTCCTCCATTGAATTACCTTGACACCTTTGTCAGTAATCAGTTGAGAATATTTGCTTGGGTCTGACTGTGAGTTCTTCCCGCATTAGCTTTTCACCTAATAGATTTAGCAgccattgattgattgattgattggttgatttttttttttttttttttttgagatggagtctagctctgtcgcccaggctggagtgcagtggcatgatctcagctcgctgcagcctctgcctcccaggttcaagcagttttcctgcctcagcctcctgagtagctggtattacaggtgtccaccaccatgcccgggtaatttttgtatttttagtagagatggagtttcaccatgttggccaggctgttctcgaactcctgacctcaagtgatccacctgcttcggccttccaaagtgctgagattataggtgtgagccaccatacccgccTGATGatcgttttttattttattataggtTACGAAATGGTAGTAGTCCATCGTTCCTTCATTTATTAGCTGGAATGCTTCTCTAAAAGATGTTTTCCTCATCATTTCTTTGATTGCTCTAAGTACAGTTTATACAGGAAAATGCAGGATAAatgtttgctttcttcctttcataTTTACCTGTTTGCAGAATAATGACATGGTTCCTTCCATCCTTCAAAGGTGACCAATAATAGTTTGTAAGTATCATTATGAACTAATGGATTTTCAACATATTTGATGTGTTTCAATCCATTGCCATCATTGTTCTTATCGATATTTTAGTTGGCTCACTTTGCCAGTATGAGTCTATTCAGATTGGCTTCTGAGTCCCATTTGACACAACCCCTTTGATCTTTGACAGATTCCTTGGTTTTAGATGCTAGAAGATTTCTCAGGCTCACCTTAGACATTTCCTGCCACAGACTTAGAATCAGCCACTTCTCTAAGGACCCTGATTCCATTTCAAGAGAAATGGTAGAGACCACAATCAAAACAAATCATGGAATTTATACTGATATTTTCAATTCAAATTAAAGATAAGGTTTTTGCTAAAATTTTTTGAGTTTATATTTGTATGTCTTATGCTGAAAAAATCTTGATTTCCTAATTAGTAACATAATCATTCATTTGATGGGTAAATATTTTAGGGCCGATTCTTTGGTTTTATAGCCAGAATACCCTGTTGATAAAGTCTTGTGGGAGCAATTATAAGACTGGcttattttgaagcttttttaaaaagacatcctTACCTGTTTTAACTGTAGATTATATTAACTTAAATAGGTACAGCCCACACCTGATGGAAAAAATTCTCCAAATGGCTGAAGGTATTGATATTGGGGAGATGCCTTCATATGATCTGGTGCTGTCCAAGCCTTCCAAAGGTCAAAAACGTCACCTCTCAACATGTGATGGTGAGTATACTTGTTTCTGAAAGGTGGGATTTGAAGAAACAACatggctttaaaaaatgatatgagTGTGGTATATGATTTCAAATAACATTGGTAATATTAGTTCTTACAGGTAAAAGAGTTTTAGCTTTTAGTTATATACAATTTTTTGAGTATGCTAAATAGAATTGAAAACTAAGAATATTGAAATCATGTTATTATGCAGTCCTTGAAATTTATGCCATGGAACCGCCCTCTAAATAAAATCTTATACTGTGATCACTTGAGCATCTAAGTCCCTAAATCCTCTTGGATGGGTCCAGGATGGACGAGCTTTCTACTGAGCAGTGTTACAGGGAGGAAGCTCTAGTGTCTAGTATAGCCTCATCAGAGTTCTTCTATAGCTTTAAATTTGGCATCTCACATAAATCATTAGTTTCCAGCTGTTGTTTGTTCTAGAAAGAAAATAGAGCAAACACCCTTTGGTGATGAATGGGTCAGAGCTGAGGTTTTGAAGTTGAAAACTTTTgatcattctttttctttgatttttagtcACAACTATGTAAAGCACCATCACAGAGTCACTCACCTCTGATACAAAAGAGAAAGGCTTTGTAACTGCCTCTGCTCATCATCTGCCTTGCATTAGAGCCATCTTTCCCATTTTCAATCCTTAAGTGAGCTTTTCAGCATGGGTGGTATGAGATAGTGCTGGAACAATCTTCCAGTCCACTTCACCTTCCAGCACAAGTGAAGAGTATACTTCACCTGTGCTTTAGCTCATTTGATGCAAAAGCAGCTACCAGTAATGTGTGGTGGTGACCTGCATACTTGACTCAATGGTATATTTTCTATCAAGGGTCTTCCCGTACATGTGGAAAGACAGGGAACATCCCTCCTTATGCTGGAATCTTACATTGATAATTGAGTCCCTTCACCCAAATGATGTGAAGTTTTTGTGATGGAAGTATTTTGTACCAACATTGCAGCTTGCAAATAATGTGGTTGGTACTATTTTCCTGTTTGGTTCTTTTGAAATATTCCCATTTTAATGAATTGTAAATTTCACTCATTCTATAGGTCAAAATCCTCCTAAAAAGCAAGCCGGTTCCAAATTCCATGCGAGACCTCGTTTTGAGCCTGTACATTTTGTAGCTAGTAGTTCAAAAGATGAAAGACAGGAAGATCCTTATGGCCCTCAAACAAAAGAGGTAAATGAACAAACACATTTTGCCAGCATGCCAAGAGACATCTACCAAGATTATACTCAAGACTCTTTCAGTATACAAGATGGGAATTCTCAGTATTGTGATTCATCAGGATTCATTCTCACAAAAGACCAGCCTGTAGCAGCCAACATGTATTTTGACAGTGGGAACCCTGCCCCAAGCAGCACATCACAGCAGGCAAACTCTCAGTCAACTCCTGAGCCTTCACCATCACAGACATTTCCCGAGTCCGTGGTAGCCGAGAagcagtattttattgaaaaattaacGGCGACAATCTGGAAGAACCTTTCTAATCCAGAGATGACTTCTGGATCTGATAaaattaattatacatatatgttaacTCGTTGTATTCAGGCGTGTAAGACAAATCCTGAGTATATATATGCTCCTTTAAAGGAAATTCCTCCTGCCGACatccccaaaaataaaaaacttctaaCTGATGGCTATGCTTGTGAAGTTAGATGCCAAAATATCTACTTAACTACAGGTTATGCTGGAAGCAAGAATGGGTCCAGGGATCGAGCTACAGAACTAGCTGTAAAACTCTTGCAGAAACGTATTGAAGTTAGAGTTGTCCGGCGGAAATTCAAACATACGTTTGGAGAGGACCTCGTGGTGTGTCAGATTGGCATGTCCTCCTATGAATTTCCTCCAGCTCTGAAGCCACCAGAAGACCTGGTGGTGCTGGGTAAAGATGCTTCCGGGCAGCCAGTTTTTAATGCTTCCGCCAAACACTGGACCAATTTTGTCAttacagaaaatgcaaatgatGCAATTGGTATCCTTAACAATTCTGCCTCATTCAACAAGATGTCAATTGAATACAAATATGAGATGATGCCAAATCGCACATGGCGTTGTCGAGTGTTTTTACAAGATCACTGCTTAGCTGAAGGTTATGGAACCAAGAAAACAAGTAAACATGCAGCTGCCGACGAGGCTttgaaaattcttcaaaaaacaCAGCCCACTTATCCATCTGTCAAAAGTTCACAATGCCATACAGGCTCTTCACCCAGAGGAtctggaaagaagaaagatataaaggaTCTTGTAGTTTATGAGAATTCTTCAAATCCCGTGTGCACGCTGAATGACACAGCTCAGTTTAACCGAATGACAGTTGAGTATGTCTATGAAAGGATGACAGGCCTCCGCTGGAAATGCAAAGTGATTCTAGAGAGTGAAGTAATTGCGGAAGCAGTTGGGGTGAAGAAAACTGTCAAATATGAAGCTGCTGGGGAAGCTGTGAAAACCCTCAAAAAGACCCAGCCAACTGTCATTAACAACTTGAAGAAAGGAGCTGTTGAAGATGTGATTTCAAGAAATGAAATTCAGGGCCGCTCAGCAGAGGAGGCTTACAAACAACAAATCaaagaagataacattggaaatcAGCTTCTGAGAAAGATGGGTTGGACTGGTGGTGGTTTAGGTAAATCTGGTGAGGGCATACGGGAGCCTATCTCAGTCAAAGAGCAGCATAAGCGGGAAGGGCTTGGTCTGGATGTAGAGAGGGTGAATAAAATTGCCAAGAGAGATATTGAACAGATCATCAGAAACTACGCCCGCTCCGAGAGCCACACAGATTTGACTTTCTCTAGAGAGCTGACTAATGACGAACGGAAGCAAATACATCAGATTGCCCAGAAGTATGGTCTTAAGAGTAAGTCTCATGGGGTGGGCCATGATAGGTACCTGGTGGTAGGTAGAAAAAGACGGAAGGAAGACCTACTAGATCAGCTTAAACAGGAAGGCCAAGTGGGCCATTACGAGCTTGTTATGCCTCAAGCAAATTGAGATcttactaatttattttgtaaatgccTAATGAGGCAGATTTTTGAATTAAAGAAATGCTACATGTTCCGGTTGCAGAGTATATTCATAAGATGTCTCACCTTGTTCATTTCACATAGTGATTTATTAGATATTGGAACCTAAAGAATTCTGTCCACTTGTATTAGCTTAATCCAGCAGATGATATTGTGCAGTTACTGTTTGTGTCTTTGATATTGCTGTGTCCCTCAGATTTTAGTAGTTTGACAAGCAAGAACACATATCCAAATGGAATTTTACCCCgagaaattctcattttaaaggGCATAGCACAGCAACCTGCAACAATATGTAAAGTTGATATTGACTACAATAAAAATCCAGTCTTAATTCCAGATTTACTGAAAATGTCAGATCATTTTGTATTAATCTATTTTCATCTTTGTGTGAAGCCAGTTATAGAATGTTTAACAATAAATTGTGCTGTACACGTAAATGTCCTTACCAACTAAATGATGTAAAAGTTTCTTAAAGTAATTTtagtgttcatttatttataacttcTACCATGTGATTTCCAGAATATTGGAAGTGATTTACTGTATCTTGTGATATATGGGTTTTAACAAATTCTAGTCTTCACGCTGAGAGAGCACTACTTGAGAGAGCAGTTGAAAGTTTCAAAAACTTTGGTTCAATCTGAAGAAAGGAAGCTTGAACTGTTTGTTCTTGGTGCCTTGCAGAGAGACTCACAGCAACTCTCCATTATAGCTTTCACACGGTTTGGATGTGCAGCACATCCAAGGCAACCACAGCTGTGGTAGAGCTTGGTAAAAGACTGAAGATACATTGGTGCTTTGATGAAAAGGTCAGTTAGCTGGTCCCTCTCTCAAAAAGCTTATTAAGCCTGAAAAGCCAACTTTGTAACATATTTAAAACTGCTATTTTCGCTTATTTctggaatgtaaaaaaaaaaaaaaatgtataaaaagaattagtgTATGCTTCCTGAATAAAAAGGAGCCAAAGTTGATCAGAATGGTGGCGTGCTCATTTCCGGGCAGCAGCCTTGTAGCAGCACTGGGTCTTTGGAGAAGGGAAGTGGTGTTTGCACAGAATAGTTCAGCACCCAGAGCACATGGGGATGAATGTCCGGATTTAACAGATAGGAATCAGTCAACTATCACTTTTTTCCTGTGGGCCAACATGCTGGCTTCAACCAAATCTTAGGCTGCTCCCTtttatgtgattttgtttttgtatctcaGGTAAATCAAGTATAACCTCATAAAAGCACAGGTGAATTTACCATTGATCATTAGACACCTCTAATGAAATGATCTTCGGGACAATTAGGTGGTTTACAGTGCTTGAAAACATTTAGCACCATGCTTGACATGTAATTGGCCAACAAGAAATCATAATTTCCtttcccctgttttttttttttgtttatttgtttgtttgtttgtttttgagatggagtttcgctcttcttgcccaggctggagtgcaatggtgcggtctcgactcactgcagcctccacctcctggattcaaacgattctgctgtgtcagcctcccaagtagctgggattacaggcacccaccgccacacctggcaaatttttgtatttttagtagagacgggatttcaccatgttgaccaggctggtcttgaagtcctgaccctcaggcgatctgcccacctcggcctccgaaagtgctgggattacaggcttgagccaatgcgcccggccctgttttttatattttacattaagcAGCTGCCCACTGTAGTTAAATTaatgcttaaaaaatataaagggaTTAGCCTTTACACCTGGATCTCTGTAACTGGTAATCATCTACAGTAACTAACCAGTGTGATAATGGTTTTCCATCAACCATCTTCCTACAGTGCATAGCCTTTCTTAATGTAGGTAGGAAGAGAAATGAGGTGTACATTTTATTTTGGCACTTCATATTAACATTGGCAAAAAGAACTAagcaaaatatttatagatattataggattacaattttttttttttgagacagggtcccactccggttacccagtctggagtgcagtggcgcaatctcagctcactgtaacctccacctcccgagtagctgggactacaggtgcacaccacctggcctggctaattttttgaatttttagtggaaatgggattctggtctcaagctcctggagtTACGCAGcccaccctcttcagcctcccaaagtgctaggattacaggcatgagccactacacctgggctacagttttgttttgtttttcatttacaaGGTTCATACCAGCCTTCAGAAGCTATGGTTGAATTTGTGAGTTAGAAAAAACCTGCCTTCAATTCTCTGAGTAAGAGTGGCTTTGGGATTAAGGGATATGAAAAGTTGACTGATGACTCTCTTTAAATTTCTTCTTCCCCAAATGATTTTGAGGCGGGGAAAGGTAGGGGAATGTTaaatgtgaatctgctttgtctAGGTGAGTCCAACAGAACAGAATGTTAAGGTAGTTACAGTTAGGAAGGCTCCCAAATAATTGCGCCAAGTAGATACAAATTTGGTTACTGGATTTGAGGGGCCAGATTGCCTAACTTCTTAGGATCTGTGATACTGATACAGAATTAGAGCAAAATCACCTAAAACTTGCTTGAGGATAAAATAATGTTGAGAATGGCGTTGGCATGAATGAGCTGCTGACAAGCTTGCTGTTGTTCCATTTTGTTCCCTTTCAGTTGGTTActatattttccctttctttgaaATGTAGTCATTCTTAACCCAGAAACCTTCTATAAAATCTGCACAGGTACATGagcaatttcaaattttatttggaTTACTTGTTCTTTATACTGAAGAACTAACCGTGCTTTCCATTTTATATCTAGCTTTTAGTGTCACAGATgtactttttggatttttttcctcccctttgaTTGCAAAATGAATGGAAATATCATGCCTTTTGTTGGGATTCTTCTTTAGTAGTATACAATGCATTCTCTTTGCCATGAGTAACCCCTGAAGCTGGAGATGGGTCCTAAATAAAGGATTCTAATTGCAGCTTTGGTTCTTCATCATACCTCCTTCCCCACATCAGCACATGCAGAATTGAGAAGTTCAAACCTGACTGCCATTTGAAAAAGGGACCGTgcaaatttgttttcattaactTTGTTATCATACATGTAGCCTGTGGTGTTTAAAGGGAGAAAGAGACCATTAGCATAAAATGTTCAAATGAATGGTTTGTGGTGCCTTTGACCATGCATATGTTGTTTTGGGAGGTCAGCTTGTTGGCTCTGTTGTAAGGTTTTAAACAGATTATCTTATGAAAGAGATTGGGTATAGTGTTTCTCAGGAGgtgtacaaaagaaaaaagttattaaacCTGACCATTCTGAGTCTCGCCTTACATTTTTTCAGGTATGATTTAACAGTGTCAATATTTAAAGCACTCAGCCACAGGATGAGCAAGCAGGATGAACAAGTTAATGTAAAACTAATCCaccaaatagaaaaatttaatgtGGTTCTACTTTGAAGCAGAAATGGACTTGAGGGAAAACAGTAAGCAAATTGAAGGACATCGCTACTAGGTGAAACAATCCAAGTAATGTGGTAATTAGTGCAGATTGTACTCCATACTGAGGCTTCAAGTACCATGTCTTAAAAGATGAGTGGGATACATGCAACATAAGGACTTAACTTCATTTAGCCCCATCCACCCAACCAAACAAGTACCAAGAGGTGGTAGTTTTTACAAAGTCATTGTCTTTGCCTCTTTAAAATGAGATGGGTTGCTCCTCAGAAGAAAGCGGAGTTTTGTTTAATCAAAGTGATTGAGGCTATCTGTACTCTCAAACTTCACATAGGATTTAAAATACCAtctagactgggcacggtggctcacacttgtaatcccaacactttgggaggctgaggcaggtggattatgaggtcaggagttcaagaccagcctggccaacacagtgaacccccatctctactaaaaatacaaaaattagctgggcgtggtggcgggcacctgtcaggaggctgaggcagaatcacttgaacccaggaggcagaggtggcagtgagccaaaattgcaccactgcactccagtctgggtgacagagctagactccgtctcaaaaaaaaaaaaaaaaaaaaaaaaaaatctagtagtTTGGTAGTTTGTTTTTGAGCTAGGGTTTTTAAAGAGGTGGAATGTCAGGATCAACAAGTTAGATCTTGGTCTCTGAGGGTgcatctcgttctgtcaccaggctggagtgcagtagcacaatcttggcctcactgcaacctccgcctcctgggttcaagcgattctcctgccctcagcctcccaagcagctgggactacaggggcgtgccaccacgcctggctaattttttttgtatttttagtagagacagggtttcaccgtgttagccaggatggtctcgatcttctgacctcgtgatctgcccgcctcggcctcccaaagtgttgggattaccggcgtgaaccactgcgcccagctctaTATTCTGTTAATGTTTAAAAAGCATTACCACTTatgactggaaagaaaaaaaaggttctcTCCAGAAGTATCTGTCTTGTCTTTTCCATTCCCAGAatgaatatttttgcttttacctTAATGTTTGAAGGGGGAAATGAGTAGATATGAGATCCCAATAAGAAACCAATACAAAAAGTTTATACtgagctaaaaaaaaacaaaacaaacaaaaccagaaaaaaaaacaacaatgataCCTTGACTATGAAattttaaggttatttttatttacaacttttgaaaaatgtacattttttttacaTGGGTTACTTGTGCAAAGTTAGATTTGGAAGTGATAAATGCATAAAAGGTGACAATAGAACATTAGACAAAACATTTACAAGCCTTGTCCCATACTGCTACTTAAAGGTACTATATATCTAAAAGTATAAATATCCAAAAACAGATTGCAGACGTTGGCTTTAAGGTTCTCAGATGCTGAAAGGGAAGAAATTAAAGCATGCAGCAATAACTCAGGATTTGAGTGGAAAACAGTTGGCCACAGATATGCTGTGTTCCCTTCCTTGAATTCATTAAAACTCTAAAATAAAGATGGACAATTGAGTTTATTCATCTAGGGCAGCACTGATCCTTTAAAAAGATTAAAGGATCTCCAACTTTCCCTAGCTCAAAAACTCATGCATGATTCCATTCCTCTGCTCCCACACCTCTTTTAAAACGCAAAAACCCAGAAGACCAATATTCTGAAACTTAGCATGAGTGTGCCCTGTCAGTAGCTTGCAAAGAGAGGACGTGTCAGTTACTACAATTGCtgtactcctttagctgagcccttcAACGTTCTCCTTCTTGCAAGTAAATACTATCTTGTAATTCATATGACTGAGATCTTAGTATCACAGGATTTGTAGCTCCCATTCCTCCTTCAAAATTGTTTACATGGATTTGCTTCTATTCTCTGTAGGCCATATTCCAAACACATTCACTTCTAAATCCAACACAAGTGAAGGACCAGCCAGGATGAAACACTTCAGCAATCATTTCGTTAGAAATAACATCCTGGTCATCAAGCTAAGCATAAGCACCTCTTGTATAACAATTCATCTTAAAagcttaaagtacaataataaaaataactgcttGAAAACTGGAAATGAAAT containing:
- the NKRF gene encoding NF-kappa-B-repressing factor isoform X2, coding for MGFMLPLIFRYSPHLMEKILQMAEGIDIGEMPSYDLVLSKPSKGQKRHLSTCDGQNPPKKQAGSKFHARPRFEPVHFVASSSKDERQEDPYGPQTKEVNEQTHFASMPRDIYQDYTQDSFSIQDGNSQYCDSSGFILTKDQPVAANMYFDSGNPAPSSTSQQANSQSTPEPSPSQTFPESVVAEKQYFIEKLTATIWKNLSNPEMTSGSDKINYTYMLTRCIQACKTNPEYIYAPLKEIPPADIPKNKKLLTDGYACEVRCQNIYLTTGYAGSKNGSRDRATELAVKLLQKRIEVRVVRRKFKHTFGEDLVVCQIGMSSYEFPPALKPPEDLVVLGKDASGQPVFNASAKHWTNFVITENANDAIGILNNSASFNKMSIEYKYEMMPNRTWRCRVFLQDHCLAEGYGTKKTSKHAAADEALKILQKTQPTYPSVKSSQCHTGSSPRGSGKKKDIKDLVVYENSSNPVCTLNDTAQFNRMTVEYVYERMTGLRWKCKVILESEVIAEAVGVKKTVKYEAAGEAVKTLKKTQPTVINNLKKGAVEDVISRNEIQGRSAEEAYKQQIKEDNIGNQLLRKMGWTGGGLGKSGEGIREPISVKEQHKREGLGLDVERVNKIAKRDIEQIIRNYARSESHTDLTFSRELTNDERKQIHQIAQKYGLKSKSHGVGHDRYLVVGRKRRKEDLLDQLKQEGQVGHYELVMPQAN
- the NKRF gene encoding NF-kappa-B-repressing factor isoform X1: MAGGRLLLGGDFLSPPPLPPLPPPPLPPLPPPPPEPVLEQWRYSHESDWQWALRRSFICRHLHSYPGAALDQLLALSAAWTNHVFLGCRYSPHLMEKILQMAEGIDIGEMPSYDLVLSKPSKGQKRHLSTCDGQNPPKKQAGSKFHARPRFEPVHFVASSSKDERQEDPYGPQTKEVNEQTHFASMPRDIYQDYTQDSFSIQDGNSQYCDSSGFILTKDQPVAANMYFDSGNPAPSSTSQQANSQSTPEPSPSQTFPESVVAEKQYFIEKLTATIWKNLSNPEMTSGSDKINYTYMLTRCIQACKTNPEYIYAPLKEIPPADIPKNKKLLTDGYACEVRCQNIYLTTGYAGSKNGSRDRATELAVKLLQKRIEVRVVRRKFKHTFGEDLVVCQIGMSSYEFPPALKPPEDLVVLGKDASGQPVFNASAKHWTNFVITENANDAIGILNNSASFNKMSIEYKYEMMPNRTWRCRVFLQDHCLAEGYGTKKTSKHAAADEALKILQKTQPTYPSVKSSQCHTGSSPRGSGKKKDIKDLVVYENSSNPVCTLNDTAQFNRMTVEYVYERMTGLRWKCKVILESEVIAEAVGVKKTVKYEAAGEAVKTLKKTQPTVINNLKKGAVEDVISRNEIQGRSAEEAYKQQIKEDNIGNQLLRKMGWTGGGLGKSGEGIREPISVKEQHKREGLGLDVERVNKIAKRDIEQIIRNYARSESHTDLTFSRELTNDERKQIHQIAQKYGLKSKSHGVGHDRYLVVGRKRRKEDLLDQLKQEGQVGHYELVMPQAN